AATATTTTCAACACGGTTTTCCTTTACGTATAAATAAATATCTATGGGGTAAAGCCCTCCTGCACTGGCATAATAATATCTGATATTATCCCCTTGCCTTTCTTGTCTGAGTACTGATAAAAATTGAGAAAACGTAGTAAAACTAATCTTGCGGTTTTGTTCAAAAGAACGATAGGTTCTTCGATTTTTAATAACTTCCGGAAGTTCTGTGCATTCTAATGAAACTGTGTTATTTGCGGCACTTTGGTATCTTCTATTTAATTGCTTATCCTTAAACTTTTTTAATTCTTCTGCATCAAACTTAATATTTTCACTATATACATTTTTAAAAATATAACTTTGGGGATAAAATACTTCCTGTGGAGTAGCAATTGAATGAATCAGTACCCTTTTTTTTATCAAATCATTAACAAAAGCATTTAGCTTTCTACTATCAAATTCATTAAATTCTTTGTTTAGCTTACATAGTTCTATCCCTTTCTGTAAAAGGAAATAGAATTTTGGAAATAATTCTGCAATATCCCCTTTATAGCAAAAAATTTCAATCTTTACTTCTGAACCATTTTTCTCCCATCTAACAGCAGGTGACCAATAATACTTTTTTTCATTTCTCGTTTCATCCAAATTTGAATTAAAGCCCACAGTCCCAATTCCTCCTCATATTTTTTATAAATACTATGAATACTTATTTTTTATTATTTAGAATTTGACTTATCGTACTTACTATCTTTTTTTCGTGTTCGTGAATAAAAAAATGATTGCCTTCAAATTTATAAAAATCACATGACTTTTCTGTATAGAAAGACCATTCTTCGACATCGTGATATTGAGCCAGATTATCATTTGAACCATAAAAAACTGAAATATCAAAACACCACTTTCTTGGTTCTTGTTTGAATTCATATTGCTCAACCATCTTATAATCAGATTTAAGTATCGGTAAAAACAAATTAAATAGCTCTTCGTTATCAGCTACCGCTTTGGGTGTA
The DNA window shown above is from Pseudobacteroides sp. and carries:
- a CDS encoding SagB/ThcOx family dehydrogenase, with amino-acid sequence MGFNSNLDETRNEKKYYWSPAVRWEKNGSEVKIEIFCYKGDIAELFPKFYFLLQKGIELCKLNKEFNEFDSRKLNAFVNDLIKKRVLIHSIATPQEVFYPQSYIFKNVYSENIKFDAEELKKFKDKQLNRRYQSAANNTVSLECTELPEVIKNRRTYRSFEQNRKISFTTFSQFLSVLRQERQGDNIRYYYASAGGLYPIDIYLYVKENRVENIDRGLYYYNPIGNELCSINNDCTIPKEAHYFTNQNIFSESAVSMFFVYNAEVTMPKYAGMGYFYSAIDTGIMVSTLTTVGELNDIGICSIGDMNFHQIKKFFGLNDNQVLLHTVEIGLKPSEICSDLSDI